A window of the Lolium perenne isolate Kyuss_39 chromosome 7, Kyuss_2.0, whole genome shotgun sequence genome harbors these coding sequences:
- the LOC127314478 gene encoding uncharacterized protein: MTIEEYMSVCPEWAEQHREAWEELIRARWLRQDEEFAAVSRRNMENRGTGGTHRAGNRDYTRFKGKKVAEAPPGVVLHDAQIYDMMRTKQKPNPALPQPQYYGNAKAAKEDYCDMVKSRHPEVDDPLSIPVDEESLVLSGHGRPHGRFPWMNKAVKPTHSTSYTRLKHTLTADSPQPRPRPARPPAYDPDFEAAFEACNEAYQQAVAQWNRQNTAYMTYLSEMMISMSTGTPPPDRVTVAGDMPIMPSRAAFAATYYGSTPEGTGWSGNQASPGGREVTPVHEGGRSPGRSAGVSPSTTPGTTPGASPSTSPGRATGPSPGGSSAASTGAKPRAARFAKDVGGHTPPGSFLR; the protein is encoded by the exons atgaccattgaggagtacatgtcg gtttgtccggagtgggccgagcagcatagggaggcatgggaggagctgattagggcgaggtggctcaggcaggacgaggagtttgcagccgtgtcgaggcgtaacatggagaaccgaggcaccggtggcacacatcgcgcgggaaaccgcgactacacccgcttcaaggggaaaaag gtggccgaggcaccacctggggtggtgcttcatgatgcccagatatatgacatgatgcggacgaagcagaagcccaatcccgcattgcctcagccacagtactacggcaatgccaaggccgccaaggaggactactgcgacatggtcaagtctcgtcaccccgaggtggatgaccccttgagcattccggtcgacgaggagtcgttggtcctgtcggggcacgggcgtccgcatggccgtttcccttggatgaataaggcggtcaagcctacccactccacgagctacacgcgcctcaagcataccctcaccgccgacagcccccagcctcgtccacggcctgctcgtccacccgcctacgat cctgacttcgaggcggccttcgaagcctgcaatgaagcgtatcagcaggccgTTGCCCAGTGGAATAGGCAGAATACGGCCTATATGACGTATTTATCA gaaatgatgatctctatgtctactggtacaccgccaccggatcgagttaccgtggcgggggacatgcctatcatgccatcgagggcagctttcgctgcgacttactacggatccacaccggag ggaacgggatggtccgggaaccaggcatcgccgggtgggcgcgaggtcacaccggttcatgaaggtggtcggtctcctgggcgttctgctggtgtctctccgtcgactactcctgggactactcccggtgcctctccgtcgacttctcctgggcgtgctaccggtccttctccaggtggttcttctgcagcttctaccggagcgaaaccccgggctgctcgtttcgccaaggatgtgggcggacacaccccgcccgggtccttcctccgctag